Proteins from a genomic interval of Scophthalmus maximus strain ysfricsl-2021 chromosome 22, ASM2237912v1, whole genome shotgun sequence:
- the si:dkeyp-92c9.2 gene encoding cyclin-dependent kinase 5 activator 1 yields MGTVLSLSPGSRKSGYYDNRPGSLSHYPSISSRSLNSQKDRGLKRGQSIFLPALTWKRLVASTKKRGNAKKGSGGPAALGEPLNNNNNINIYQKDPLLHLNRENVKKSLSCANLSSYEGPAGLGPGLGYGMGLGMGQGLGYPYSKSQQLSSVKKVPQSAATTSPKRVIVQASTSELLRCLGEFLCCRCYRLKHLSPADPVLWLRAVDRSLLLQGWQDQAFVTPANVVFVYMLCRDVVDGDLVASEHELQAILLTCLYLSYSYMGNEISYPLKPFLVEAGKEAFWDRCLAIIDATSSKMLRINADPHFFTQVFAELKSEGGCAPQDYSRVLDR; encoded by the coding sequence ATGGGCACTGTACTATCACTGTCACCCGGCTCTCGCAAATCAGGCTACTATGACAACCGGCCGGGCTCGCTCAGCCACTACCCGAGCATCAGCAGCCGCTCCCTCAACAGCCAGAAAGACCGCGGGCTCAAGAGGGGCCAGTCCATCTTCCTCCCGGCGCTCACGTGGAAGCGGCTGGTGGCCTCGACGAAGAAGAGGGGCAACGCCAAGAAAGGCTCCGGCGGCCCGGCGGCCCTCGGCGAACcgctcaacaacaacaacaacatcaacatctaCCAAAAGGACCCCTTGCTGCACCTCAACCGGGAGAATGTGAAGAAGTCGCTGTCATGTGCCAACCTGTCCAGCTACGAGGGCCCAGCAGGACTGGGCCCGGGGCTCGGCTACGGGATGGGCCTGGGGATGGGTCAGGGGCTCGGATATCCCTACAGCAAGTCCCAGCAGCTGTCGTCTGTGAAAAAAGTCCCCCAGAGCGCCGCGACCACGTCTCCGAAGCGTGTCATCGTCCAGGCCTCCACCAGCGAGCTCCTGCGCTGCCTGGGGGAGTTCCTGTGTTGCCGCTGCTACCGCCTGAAGCACCTGTCTCCGGCCGACCCGGTGCTCTGGCTGCGGGCCGTGGaccgctcgctgctgctgcagggctggCAGGACCAGGCCTTCGTTACGCCGGCCAACGTGGTCTTCGTCTACATGCTGTGCCGAGACGTGGTGGACGGCGACCTGGTGGCGTCGGAGCACGAGCTGCAGGCCATCCTGCTCACCTGCCTCTACCTGTCCTACTCCTACATGGGCAACGAGATCTCGTACCCGCTCAAGCCTTTCCTGGTGGAGGCGGGTAAGGAGGCCTTCTGGGACCGCTGCCTCGCCATCATCGACGCCACCAGCTCAAAGATGCTGCGCATTAACGCGGACCCGCACTTTTTCACTCAAGTATTCGCCGAACTGAAGAGCGAAGGTGGCTGTGCCCCTCAGGATTATAGTCGGGTGCTGGATCGGTGA